The genomic window TATTTTCTTAGACGATACCGGACAAGTTAGTAATGCGCGGTTTCATGTCACCGAATTTCGTGGCTTTGAAAAGTTTTGTGAAGGTCGCCCAATGTGGGAAATGCCTGGAATTACAGCCCGTGTCTGTGGTATTTGTCCAGTCAGTCACTTATTAGCTTCAGCAAAAGCAGGCGATCGCATTTTAGCAGTTACCATCCCCCCAGTTGCAGCTAAACTCCGTCGTCTGATGAATTGGGGGCAAATTATCCAATCCCATGCTCTGAGTTTCTTTCACCTCACCGCACCAGATTTATTACTGGGTATGGATAGTGACCCCGCAAAACGCAATGTGTTTGGCTTAATCGCCGCCGAACCAGAATTAGCTCGTGGTGGGATTCGTCTGCGTCAATTTGGACAAGAAATTATTGAATTATTGGGAGGGGCAAAAATTCACCCAGCTTGGGCTGTTCCTGGGGGTGTCAGAGAACCCCTAAAACCCGAAGCACGCACCCACATTCAGCAGCGCATCCCGGAAGCAAAAGCTACTACTTTCAATGCTTTGGAGAAATTCAAGGGATTACTGAAAGACTATCAAAAAGAAGTACAAACCTTTGGTAACTTCCCTAGCTTGTTTATGGGTTTAGTTACCTCTGACGGTTTATGGGAAACCTACGACGGACATATCCGATTTGTTGATAGTGGCGGTAATATTATTGCTGATAAACTTGACCCCACCCGCTATCAAGAATTTATTGGGGAAGCAGTCCAACCAGATTCCTATTTAAAATCACCTTATTATCGCCCCTTGGGTTATCCAGACGATAACGGTCATTGCCGTTTAGATAGTGGAATGTATCGGGTAGGGCCGCTAGCACGTTTAAATATTTGTAGTTCTATTGGTACGCCTCTAGCAGATAAAGAATTGCGGGAATTTCGCCAACACGCTCAAGGTACAGTCACATCCTCATTTTTCTATCACTATGCCCGCTTAATTGAAATTCTCGCCTGTATTGAATA from Nostoc sp. UHCC 0870 includes these protein-coding regions:
- a CDS encoding Ni/Fe hydrogenase subunit alpha: MSKRIVIDPVTRIEGHAKISIFLDDTGQVSNARFHVTEFRGFEKFCEGRPMWEMPGITARVCGICPVSHLLASAKAGDRILAVTIPPVAAKLRRLMNWGQIIQSHALSFFHLTAPDLLLGMDSDPAKRNVFGLIAAEPELARGGIRLRQFGQEIIELLGGAKIHPAWAVPGGVREPLKPEARTHIQQRIPEAKATTFNALEKFKGLLKDYQKEVQTFGNFPSLFMGLVTSDGLWETYDGHIRFVDSGGNIIADKLDPTRYQEFIGEAVQPDSYLKSPYYRPLGYPDDNGHCRLDSGMYRVGPLARLNICSSIGTPLADKELREFRQHAQGTVTSSFFYHYARLIEILACIEYIEIFLDHPDILSNRLRAEAGVNQLEGVGVSEAPRGTLFHHYQVDENGLLQKVNLIIATGQNNLAMNRTVAQIARHFIQGTEIPEGMLNRVEAGIRAFDPCLSCSTHAAGQMPLQIQLVAADGSVVDQLSRI